In a genomic window of Flavobacterium crassostreae:
- the ccsA gene encoding cytochrome c biogenesis protein — protein MNKKLFSFLFSTRLMALLFITFAIAMGVGTFVESKYNTDTARIWIYNAWWFEVIMVFFMINFVGNIKRYQLLKKEKWATLLLHLAFVFILLGAFVTRYISYEGMMPIREGATENQFYSDKTFLTVYVDGEYKGEMKRRVFEKPLLLSPVTNNNFSISGQFADTPFEVVYQDFVMGAKEYVKPDPKGTLYLKLVEAGDGGREEHFLKSGEVQNIHNVLFALNFPTEGAININTTGAEYTIQTPFEGNFMRMADKLQGSVAKDVVQPLMMRSLYSIGEKRFVFPDLATKGHIAYESNQDFKAKNHEDALVIKVKADGQEKEVTIVGSKGKIGQAKTVKIGAMDYSFFYGSKAYVLPFKVKLNDFIAQKYPGTEKSYSSFESKVTVLDSTETFDARIFMNHVLDHKGYRFFQSSFDPDEKGTVLSVNHDFWGTNITYFGYFLLYIAMMAIMFTKHSRFADLKRKLALVKIKKSKLVTIFVLLISMSGFSQAHNHVHDANGNHADHAPNQEQAHADNHTARVAPTEKQLDSLLNKFKIKEAHAAKFGRLIIQDAGGRMKPINTFSSELLRKVSHSNAYKGMNPDQVFLSMSQYAQLWIEIPLIHLRSGNDSLRKLVGVDIKAKTAPFIAFFDEKGNYKLAPYLDAAYKAANPNQFEKDFIETDKRVNLMESALSGRILKIFPIPNNPNNKWVSALELGEAGLKGMDSTYTKRVLPLYFGSLNQASKSGDYKNADDLVESLNGFQKKFGAKVRPSEDKISAEIMYNKYDLLQKLPFAYLFASILMLAFTILQIFKETKLMRILVNSMHVVIAVLFILHTVTLAARWYISGHAPWSNAYEAIVYVAWSTMFFGLAFDIKSKLTVASAAFVTSMILSAAYMNWIDPEIANLQPVLNSYWLMIHVAVIVASYGPTALGMILGFVSLLLIFFTNDKNKAKMDLNIQEITYINEMALTIGLIMLTIGNFLGGQWANESWGRYWGWDPKETWALISIMIYAFVIHARFVPALRGKWVFNLMSMFAFVSILFTYYGVNFHLVGLHSYASGEAHSLNWIWYSLGAISLIGAITYPKYRKYYKK, from the coding sequence ATGAATAAAAAACTATTCTCCTTTTTGTTTTCAACCCGATTAATGGCGCTACTTTTTATCACTTTTGCAATTGCGATGGGAGTGGGGACATTTGTGGAAAGCAAATACAATACGGATACGGCTCGGATTTGGATCTATAATGCGTGGTGGTTTGAGGTGATTATGGTGTTTTTTATGATTAATTTTGTGGGAAATATTAAGCGCTACCAATTGCTCAAAAAAGAAAAATGGGCAACTTTGTTATTGCATTTGGCTTTTGTTTTTATTCTTTTGGGTGCTTTTGTAACGCGGTATATTAGTTATGAAGGAATGATGCCCATACGTGAAGGTGCGACCGAAAACCAATTTTATTCGGATAAAACATTTTTGACCGTTTATGTTGATGGAGAGTATAAAGGCGAAATGAAACGCAGGGTTTTTGAAAAACCATTGTTGTTATCGCCTGTTACTAATAATAATTTTTCTATATCGGGGCAGTTTGCCGATACGCCTTTTGAGGTGGTGTACCAAGATTTTGTTATGGGTGCCAAAGAATATGTAAAACCAGATCCTAAAGGAACACTCTACTTAAAGTTAGTCGAAGCTGGGGATGGAGGCCGTGAAGAGCATTTTTTGAAATCAGGAGAGGTTCAAAACATTCATAACGTGTTGTTTGCTTTAAATTTTCCGACCGAAGGAGCAATTAATATCAATACAACTGGGGCCGAATATACTATTCAAACCCCATTTGAAGGAAATTTTATGCGCATGGCCGACAAGCTTCAGGGTAGTGTTGCCAAAGATGTGGTACAACCCTTAATGATGCGCTCGTTATATAGTATTGGCGAAAAGCGTTTTGTGTTTCCGGATCTTGCCACCAAAGGACATATTGCTTACGAATCTAACCAGGATTTTAAAGCCAAAAACCATGAAGATGCTTTGGTTATAAAAGTAAAAGCCGATGGACAAGAAAAAGAGGTTACCATTGTGGGATCTAAAGGAAAAATAGGTCAGGCCAAAACGGTTAAAATTGGCGCTATGGACTATAGTTTCTTTTACGGAAGTAAGGCTTATGTGTTGCCTTTTAAGGTTAAATTAAATGATTTTATTGCACAGAAATATCCAGGAACCGAAAAAAGTTATTCTTCGTTTGAGAGTAAAGTAACCGTACTAGATAGTACCGAAACCTTTGATGCCAGAATTTTTATGAATCATGTTTTAGACCACAAAGGCTATCGTTTTTTTCAATCCTCATTTGATCCAGACGAAAAAGGAACTGTTTTGTCTGTAAACCACGACTTTTGGGGCACCAATATTACATATTTTGGTTATTTCTTGTTGTACATTGCCATGATGGCAATTATGTTTACTAAACACTCTCGTTTTGCAGATTTAAAACGAAAATTGGCATTAGTCAAAATCAAAAAATCCAAACTAGTTACCATTTTTGTTTTGCTAATCAGCATGAGTGGTTTTTCGCAAGCGCACAATCATGTACATGATGCAAACGGAAACCACGCCGATCATGCCCCAAACCAAGAGCAAGCACATGCGGATAACCACACTGCTCGGGTAGCTCCCACCGAAAAACAATTGGATTCGTTATTAAATAAATTTAAGATCAAAGAGGCGCATGCTGCTAAATTTGGACGCTTGATTATTCAGGATGCTGGCGGAAGAATGAAGCCTATCAATACTTTTTCGTCCGAACTCTTGCGTAAAGTAAGCCATTCTAATGCTTACAAAGGCATGAATCCAGACCAAGTATTTTTGTCTATGTCTCAATATGCCCAATTATGGATTGAGATTCCTTTAATACATTTACGAAGCGGTAATGATAGTCTGCGCAAGTTGGTTGGCGTAGATATCAAAGCCAAAACAGCTCCATTTATTGCTTTCTTTGACGAAAAAGGAAACTACAAATTGGCACCCTATTTAGATGCTGCCTACAAAGCAGCTAATCCGAATCAATTTGAAAAAGATTTTATCGAGACTGACAAACGAGTAAATTTGATGGAATCTGCCTTGAGCGGAAGGATACTAAAGATTTTTCCGATTCCTAATAACCCTAATAACAAATGGGTTTCGGCATTAGAGCTTGGCGAAGCAGGTTTAAAAGGCATGGATTCTACGTATACCAAAAGGGTATTACCACTGTATTTTGGATCCCTAAATCAAGCATCAAAATCTGGAGATTATAAAAATGCCGACGATTTAGTAGAGAGTTTAAACGGATTTCAGAAGAAATTTGGAGCCAAAGTACGCCCTAGCGAAGACAAAATTTCGGCCGAAATAATGTACAATAAATACGATTTACTTCAAAAACTGCCTTTTGCCTATTTATTTGCATCCATTTTAATGTTAGCCTTTACCATACTTCAAATTTTTAAAGAAACCAAGCTAATGCGCATTTTGGTAAATAGCATGCATGTTGTAATTGCCGTTTTATTTATTTTGCACACCGTAACATTAGCTGCTCGTTGGTATATTTCGGGTCATGCACCATGGAGTAATGCCTACGAAGCTATTGTATACGTAGCTTGGTCCACCATGTTCTTTGGATTAGCATTTGACATCAAATCAAAGTTAACCGTTGCTTCGGCAGCATTTGTTACCTCCATGATCTTGTCTGCGGCATACATGAACTGGATTGATCCCGAAATAGCTAACTTACAACCAGTGCTCAACTCGTATTGGTTGATGATACACGTAGCAGTAATTGTAGCCAGCTACGGACCAACAGCTCTAGGGATGATATTGGGTTTTGTATCCTTACTGCTTATCTTTTTTACCAACGATAAGAACAAGGCCAAAATGGATTTAAACATTCAAGAAATCACCTACATTAACGAAATGGCATTAACCATTGGATTAATCATGCTAACCATCGGAAACTTTTTGGGCGGACAATGGGCCAACGAAAGTTGGGGACGCTACTGGGGTTGGGACCCAAAAGAAACCTGGGCCCTAATCAGCATTATGATTTACGCCTTTGTTATTCATGCCCGATTTGTACCAGCATTAAGAGGAAAATGGGTTTTCAACCTGATGAGTATGTTTGCCTTTGTATCCATATTATTCACCTACTATGGCGTAAACTTCCACCTAGTAGGCTTACACTCCTACGCAAGTGGCGAAGCCCATTCCTTAAATTGGATATGGTACTCCCTAGGAGCAATCAGTTTGATTGGCGCAATTACCTATCCAAAATACCGAAAATATTATAAAAAATAA
- a CDS encoding tRNA dihydrouridine synthase has product MSYTLLSSPLQGFTDFRFRNAQNKIFGGIDTFYAPYIRLNGKMVIKSSYQRDLLPENNSELEVIPQIITNDAEEFLFVSKYVQELGYTELNWNLGCPYPMVTKCGMGSGLISNTQKIEQILHQVQNESDIVVSMKMRLGYDSPDEILDVLPILEKYAVKNVAIHARIGKQLYKGGVDLDAFQTCVEQSKVKLYYNGDITSVAKFQEMQARFPTIAHWMIGRGLIGDPFLPSMIKNNTTEYPKNKMELFREFHQTLYAGYSESLSGTTHILLKMHHLWEYFSVIFENSHKVHKKIKKANSIRNYEAAVAEIIKAG; this is encoded by the coding sequence ATGAGTTATACCTTACTTTCCTCGCCATTACAAGGCTTTACAGATTTTCGATTTAGAAATGCACAAAACAAAATCTTTGGCGGTATCGATACGTTTTATGCGCCATACATCCGCTTGAACGGAAAAATGGTCATAAAATCTTCGTACCAACGGGATTTATTGCCGGAGAACAATTCTGAATTAGAAGTTATTCCGCAAATTATCACCAATGATGCCGAGGAGTTTTTGTTTGTATCTAAATATGTTCAGGAATTAGGTTATACAGAATTGAACTGGAATTTAGGTTGTCCCTACCCGATGGTTACCAAATGTGGCATGGGTTCTGGATTGATTAGCAATACGCAGAAAATTGAACAGATTTTGCATCAAGTGCAAAACGAATCCGATATTGTGGTTTCGATGAAAATGCGTTTGGGCTATGATAGTCCTGATGAAATTTTGGATGTGTTGCCTATTTTAGAAAAATATGCCGTCAAAAATGTGGCTATTCATGCTCGCATAGGAAAACAATTGTATAAAGGTGGGGTGGATTTGGATGCTTTTCAAACTTGTGTAGAGCAAAGCAAGGTGAAGCTATATTATAATGGGGATATTACCTCTGTGGCCAAGTTTCAGGAAATGCAAGCGCGTTTTCCGACTATTGCTCATTGGATGATTGGTCGGGGTTTGATTGGAGATCCTTTTTTGCCGAGTATGATTAAAAATAATACTACAGAATATCCCAAAAATAAAATGGAGTTGTTTCGTGAATTTCATCAAACGTTGTATGCAGGTTATAGTGAGTCTTTGTCTGGAACTACGCACATACTTTTAAAAATGCACCATTTGTGGGAGTATTTTTCGGTTATTTTTGAAAATTCGCACAAGGTGCATAAAAAAATAAAGAAAGCCAATAGTATTCGTAATTATGAGGCTGCTGTTGCAGAGATCATTAAGGCGGGATAG
- a CDS encoding glutathione peroxidase: protein MKKTLVIAGIVALIIGTILYAQNTEPSKQSKTQNTHTMIKPTIYQFKVTDIAGNTFDFASLKGKKILIVNTASECGLTPQYEDLETLYTTYKSQDLVVVGFPSNNFGGQEPGTNKEIASFCQKNYGVSFPMMNKVSVKGDDMCAIYQFLTQKDKNGLQDSDVEWNFQKYLINKNGELEKVLSPRTLPTDPAILNWIKA from the coding sequence ATGAAAAAAACACTAGTAATAGCAGGTATTGTAGCTCTAATTATAGGCACTATACTTTATGCACAAAACACCGAACCATCCAAACAGTCCAAAACTCAAAATACCCATACCATGATAAAACCCACCATATACCAATTTAAGGTTACCGATATTGCAGGCAATACGTTTGATTTTGCCAGCCTTAAAGGCAAAAAAATACTCATTGTTAACACCGCCTCAGAGTGCGGATTAACCCCACAATACGAAGATCTAGAAACATTATACACTACCTACAAAAGCCAGGATTTGGTGGTTGTTGGATTTCCGTCCAATAATTTTGGAGGCCAAGAACCAGGCACCAACAAAGAGATTGCTAGCTTTTGTCAAAAAAACTACGGTGTTAGTTTTCCTATGATGAACAAAGTATCCGTAAAAGGCGATGATATGTGTGCTATTTACCAGTTTTTGACCCAAAAAGATAAAAATGGTTTGCAAGACTCTGACGTAGAATGGAATTTTCAGAAATATTTAATCAACAAAAACGGAGAGCTCGAAAAAGTACTTTCGCCAAGAACCTTACCTACAGATCCTGCCATACTAAATTGGATAAAAGCATAA
- a CDS encoding GNAT family N-acetyltransferase: MEMLLRNYKTQDTQAIVAILNYHILHSTALYDYEPRTYAQQKALLEDKINNNFPVIVAEFAGKVVGFGMYSEFRFKEAYKFTVEHSVYVANEFHGKGLGKQLLEALIVVAKKQGLHTMIAVIDAENQSSIVFHEKYGFKTVGILKETGYKFNRWLDSVFMQLILK; encoded by the coding sequence ATGGAAATGCTTTTAAGAAACTACAAGACCCAAGATACCCAAGCAATAGTGGCTATTCTTAACTACCACATTCTTCACTCTACGGCTCTCTACGATTATGAACCCCGAACCTATGCGCAACAAAAAGCCCTTTTAGAAGACAAAATAAACAACAACTTTCCGGTAATTGTGGCTGAATTTGCTGGCAAGGTAGTGGGTTTTGGTATGTATAGTGAGTTTCGTTTTAAAGAAGCTTATAAATTTACGGTAGAACATTCGGTGTATGTTGCCAATGAATTTCATGGCAAAGGCCTCGGAAAACAACTCCTTGAGGCACTTATTGTAGTAGCAAAAAAACAAGGATTACACACCATGATTGCTGTTATTGATGCCGAGAATCAAAGCAGCATTGTTTTTCACGAAAAATATGGTTTTAAAACCGTTGGTATCCTTAAAGAAACAGGCTACAAATTCAATCGGTGGCTCGATAGTGTGTTTATGCAGCTTATTCTGAAATAA
- the menD gene encoding 2-succinyl-5-enolpyruvyl-6-hydroxy-3-cyclohexene-1-carboxylic-acid synthase, producing MIYPKIPLAQSVIEICLAKGVTTIVLSPGSRNAPLILGFTTNPNFDCYSIADERCAAFFALGIAQQTNSVVAVVCSSGSALLNYYPAFSEAFYSQIPLLVISADRPQSKIDIGDGQTIRQENVFANHSLYNANLSQEASVENDMHINKAIDAASYKKGPVHINVPFEEPLYQTVTALSVTPVITATAKTTPVIPAKELAGFATIWNNSAKKMVLVGVHPPNTIDAAVLAYLAKDPSVIVMTETTSNLHHSSFVEAIDSVITPFTTQDFEDFKPDILLTFGGMVVSKRIKAFLRSYQPEHHWHLDPLRAYDTFGVLTKHFECSPNAFFALFLPLVATNAKSSYHAKMAAVVALRKQKTAAYLATIPFSDFKVFEIVIASLPVGCQLQISNSSPIRYAQLLAIDPSIEVFCNRGTSGIDGSTSTAIGAAVAQNKPTVFITGDIGFLYDSNALWNMYIPKNFKIILINNGGGGIFRILPGHEETPVFNTFFETTHQLTAVHLAKMYGLNYQLVQDQAELESSLPDFFALQDAPAILEIRTPTLQNDLVLLQFFKELT from the coding sequence ATGATTTACCCAAAAATACCTTTAGCACAAAGCGTCATCGAAATTTGTTTGGCTAAAGGGGTCACCACCATAGTACTCTCGCCAGGATCCAGAAACGCACCATTAATATTGGGATTTACTACCAATCCAAATTTTGATTGTTATAGCATTGCAGACGAAAGATGCGCTGCGTTTTTTGCCTTAGGTATTGCCCAACAAACCAACTCTGTCGTGGCAGTGGTGTGCAGTTCTGGATCCGCCTTATTGAATTATTATCCTGCTTTTTCAGAAGCGTTTTATAGCCAAATTCCTTTATTGGTTATTTCTGCAGATAGACCCCAAAGCAAGATTGATATTGGTGATGGCCAAACCATCAGGCAAGAAAATGTATTTGCAAACCACTCCTTGTATAATGCTAATTTATCTCAAGAGGCTTCTGTAGAGAATGACATGCACATCAACAAAGCCATTGATGCCGCTAGTTACAAAAAAGGCCCTGTACATATTAATGTACCTTTTGAAGAGCCTTTGTACCAAACCGTTACAGCGCTTTCTGTAACGCCAGTGATTACTGCTACTGCCAAAACGACTCCTGTGATTCCGGCTAAGGAGTTGGCAGGGTTTGCTACCATTTGGAACAATTCTGCCAAAAAGATGGTTTTGGTGGGAGTGCATCCGCCCAATACCATAGACGCGGCTGTACTAGCATATCTGGCTAAAGATCCCTCTGTGATCGTAATGACGGAGACTACCTCCAATTTGCACCATTCTAGTTTTGTAGAGGCCATTGATAGTGTGATTACCCCATTTACTACCCAAGATTTTGAAGATTTTAAACCAGATATTTTGCTGACTTTTGGTGGTATGGTGGTTTCTAAACGCATCAAAGCTTTTTTGCGAAGCTACCAACCCGAACACCACTGGCACTTGGATCCATTACGAGCTTACGATACCTTTGGAGTTCTAACCAAGCATTTTGAGTGTAGTCCAAATGCTTTTTTTGCTCTTTTTTTGCCCTTGGTTGCTACCAATGCCAAGAGCAGTTATCATGCTAAAATGGCTGCTGTAGTAGCCTTGCGCAAACAAAAAACAGCCGCTTATTTGGCTACGATTCCGTTTTCGGACTTTAAGGTTTTTGAAATAGTGATTGCCTCTTTGCCAGTTGGATGTCAATTGCAGATTAGCAACAGTTCTCCTATTAGGTATGCACAATTGCTTGCCATAGATCCTTCTATTGAGGTGTTTTGCAACCGAGGCACTAGTGGTATTGACGGCAGTACTTCTACGGCAATTGGAGCGGCTGTGGCACAGAATAAACCAACGGTGTTTATTACTGGAGATATAGGCTTTTTGTATGATAGCAATGCTTTATGGAATATGTATATTCCGAAAAATTTCAAAATTATTTTGATCAATAATGGCGGCGGAGGCATTTTTAGAATTCTGCCTGGACACGAAGAAACCCCTGTTTTTAATACTTTTTTTGAAACAACACACCAATTAACAGCAGTACATTTGGCAAAAATGTATGGTTTAAACTACCAATTGGTACAAGATCAGGCAGAATTGGAGAGTAGTTTGCCTGATTTTTTTGCTTTGCAAGATGCTCCAGCAATTTTAGAAATACGCACTCCGACCTTACAAAATGATTTGGTATTGCTGCAGTTTTTTAAAGAACTAACCTAA
- a CDS encoding DUF2853 family protein: MSKRDELIVKYAADLKDKCGVTPDMDLLTKVTIGCGPSIYNTDSSTVAGSQQSELDTVKNNFLIKKLGLNDGPELDAAIDAVMEKYGRSNKTKHRAVVYYLLAVHFKKEAIYNK, from the coding sequence ATGAGCAAGAGAGACGAATTAATTGTAAAATACGCAGCAGATTTAAAAGATAAATGTGGTGTAACTCCAGATATGGATTTGTTAACCAAAGTAACTATTGGTTGTGGTCCATCTATTTACAATACGGATTCTTCCACGGTGGCAGGTAGCCAACAATCAGAATTAGATACGGTTAAAAATAATTTTTTGATTAAAAAATTAGGTTTAAATGACGGTCCAGAATTAGATGCGGCTATAGATGCAGTGATGGAAAAATATGGCCGTTCTAACAAAACCAAACATAGAGCTGTGGTGTATTATTTATTAGCAGTTCATTTTAAAAAAGAAGCTATTTATAATAAATAG
- a CDS encoding YchJ family protein gives MVNCYCGALERFENCCKPYILGDLKAPTAVALMRSRYTAFATHNADYLMATTHFSTRKHHNRADILDWATSNQWIKLLVLSATANTVHFKAFYLDSEGNSQLHQEHSIFKLEDGNWFYVDGDLY, from the coding sequence ATGGTAAATTGTTATTGTGGTGCCTTAGAACGTTTTGAGAACTGTTGTAAACCCTATATTTTGGGTGATTTAAAGGCGCCTACTGCTGTGGCTTTAATGCGTTCTAGGTATACTGCTTTTGCGACTCATAATGCAGATTATTTGATGGCTACCACGCATTTTTCTACCAGAAAACACCACAATAGAGCCGATATTTTGGATTGGGCTACCAGTAATCAGTGGATTAAGTTGTTGGTTTTGAGTGCTACTGCCAATACGGTTCATTTTAAAGCGTTTTATTTGGATAGTGAGGGTAACTCCCAGTTACATCAAGAGCATTCTATTTTTAAATTAGAGGATGGAAATTGGTTTTATGTGGATGGGGATTTGTATTGA